In the genome of Acidobacteriota bacterium, one region contains:
- the plsX gene encoding phosphate acyltransferase PlsX, with amino-acid sequence MRIAVDAMGGDFAPRAAVEGALAAARDLRAALVLAGREDAVRAELARHETGGLDIEVRHADDVIAMGEAPMAALRAKPRSSIRVAAEAVTRGEANAVFSAGHTGAAVLATHAAFGMLPGVDRPALAVIIPTKSGRAVLLDAGATVDCRPHHLFQFAAMGTVVARVALDVASPRVGLLSIGEEESKGNDLTREAHRLLRGSPVNFVGNLDAGGVYSGHADVIVCDGFTGNVALKVSESLASAIAGLLDEELSRTVTARAGFLLARRAFERLHRRLDYAEYGGAPLVGVHGLCVIGHGRSDARAIRNGIALALRLAAMGFVERIAEDIQVAHS; translated from the coding sequence ATGCGCATAGCCGTTGACGCGATGGGGGGCGATTTCGCGCCCCGTGCGGCGGTTGAAGGGGCGCTTGCGGCGGCCCGCGACCTGCGTGCGGCATTGGTGTTGGCCGGCCGCGAAGACGCCGTCCGTGCCGAACTGGCGCGGCACGAGACCGGCGGACTCGACATCGAGGTGCGGCACGCCGACGACGTGATCGCGATGGGCGAGGCGCCCATGGCTGCATTGCGCGCGAAACCGCGCTCGTCGATCCGCGTGGCGGCGGAGGCGGTGACGCGGGGTGAGGCCAACGCCGTGTTTTCCGCCGGTCACACGGGGGCCGCGGTCCTGGCGACGCACGCCGCGTTTGGCATGCTGCCCGGGGTCGATCGCCCGGCGCTTGCGGTGATCATTCCGACCAAGTCCGGCAGGGCCGTGCTGCTCGACGCCGGTGCGACGGTGGATTGCCGGCCGCATCACCTGTTCCAGTTCGCGGCGATGGGGACTGTCGTCGCCCGCGTGGCGCTCGATGTGGCCAGCCCGCGCGTCGGCCTGCTGTCGATTGGCGAGGAAGAGTCCAAGGGAAACGATCTGACGCGCGAGGCGCACCGCCTGCTGCGCGGATCGCCCGTGAACTTCGTCGGCAACCTGGACGCCGGCGGCGTGTACTCGGGTCACGCCGACGTGATCGTGTGCGACGGGTTCACGGGAAACGTCGCCCTGAAGGTCAGCGAGAGCCTGGCCTCGGCGATCGCGGGGCTGCTCGACGAGGAGCTGTCGCGAACCGTCACCGCGCGCGCCGGATTCCTGCTCGCGCGACGCGCGTTCGAGCGCCTCCACCGCAGGCTGGATTACGCGGAGTACGGCGGCGCGCCGCTCGTCGGCGTCCACGGATTGTGTGTCATCGGGCACGGGCGCTCCGACGCGCGCGCGATCCGTAACGGGATCGCGCTGGCGCTTCGCTTGGCCGCCATGGGGTTCGTCGAGCGCATCGCTGAGGACATCCAGGTCGCTCATTCATGA
- the rpmF gene encoding 50S ribosomal protein L32, translated as MPNPKRRHSKSRTAKRRAHDALKPLTLGQCPQCHESKRPHQVCPHCGYYKGRPARQVEEA; from the coding sequence ATGCCGAATCCAAAACGACGCCATTCCAAGTCGCGAACTGCCAAGCGGCGCGCTCACGACGCGCTCAAGCCGCTGACGCTCGGCCAGTGCCCGCAGTGTCACGAATCCAAGCGCCCACACCAGGTGTGCCCGCACTGCGGGTACTACAAGGGACGACCGGCCCGGCAGGTGGAGGAAGCCTGA
- a CDS encoding DUF177 domain-containing protein gives MLLELSKIQSPRERLDYTWPESALDTSEDEFDVVAPIHLELEVQKAGEDRFRLVGRARTTLEAACSRCVEPFRIPIDAPFDLSYLPQADNAGEPEREIQDDDLSTSFYRDGTIDLGGLLREQFYLALPMKPLHDEHCRGLCPLCGTNLNRETCECKVAWEDPRLAGLKSLLDEKKTN, from the coding sequence ATGTTGCTCGAACTCAGCAAGATACAGTCGCCCCGGGAACGGCTCGACTACACCTGGCCCGAGAGCGCGCTCGACACGAGCGAGGACGAGTTCGACGTCGTGGCGCCAATCCATCTCGAGCTGGAAGTGCAGAAGGCGGGGGAGGACAGGTTTCGCCTCGTCGGCCGGGCGCGGACCACGCTCGAAGCGGCATGCAGCCGATGCGTGGAGCCGTTCCGGATTCCGATCGACGCGCCCTTCGACCTGTCGTACCTGCCGCAGGCGGACAACGCCGGCGAGCCGGAGCGTGAGATCCAGGACGACGATCTGAGCACCTCGTTTTACCGGGATGGCACGATCGACCTGGGCGGGCTGCTCCGCGAGCAGTTTTACCTGGCGCTGCCGATGAAACCGTTGCACGACGAGCACTGCAGAGGGCTCTGCCCGCTGTGCGGCACGAACCTGAATCGCGAGACGTGTGAGTGCAAGGTGGCGTGGGAAGACCCGCGGCTCGCCGGCCTCAAGTCGCTGCTCGACGAGAAGAAGACAAACTAG
- a CDS encoding deoxyguanosinetriphosphate triphosphohydrolase: protein MREQLEQREREFLAPQAAKSADSRGRLRDEPQDPIRPVFQRDRDRVIHCKAFRRLKHKTQVFFAPRGDHYRTRLTHTLEVSQIARSIAKVLRLHEELTEAIALGHDLGHTPFGHAGERVLAALVPGGFEHYAQSLRIVDVLERDGNGLNLTWEVRDGIARHSKGKHGLPVGAPPEHRASTIEGQIARVADIIAYVNHDIDDAVRAGLMTGEDLPKAAVERLGRTSSERIGTMVTDAVLRTLEGNLAEVRMSDEVLDATLQLRSFLFETVYENGIATAEFKKATGILGGLWEKVRERPEEFLDQRTMATEGLDAAARDFLAGMTDRYAIGLFERLFIPRPWVDLRSAGL from the coding sequence ATCCGCGAGCAGCTCGAACAGCGCGAGCGCGAGTTCCTGGCCCCGCAGGCGGCCAAGAGCGCCGACAGCCGGGGGCGGCTCCGCGACGAGCCCCAGGACCCGATCCGCCCCGTGTTCCAGCGCGACCGCGACCGGGTCATCCATTGCAAGGCGTTCCGGCGGCTCAAACACAAGACGCAGGTGTTCTTCGCGCCGCGAGGCGATCACTATCGCACGCGCCTCACGCACACACTCGAGGTCTCGCAGATCGCCCGCAGCATCGCGAAGGTGCTGCGCCTGCACGAAGAGCTGACCGAGGCGATCGCGCTCGGGCACGACCTCGGGCACACGCCGTTCGGTCATGCCGGCGAGCGCGTGCTGGCCGCCCTCGTGCCCGGCGGCTTCGAGCACTACGCGCAGAGCCTTCGCATCGTCGACGTCCTGGAGCGCGACGGCAACGGCCTGAACCTCACCTGGGAAGTCCGTGACGGCATCGCGCGGCACTCGAAAGGGAAGCACGGCCTGCCGGTCGGCGCGCCGCCCGAACACCGCGCGAGCACGATCGAAGGGCAGATTGCGCGCGTGGCGGACATCATCGCCTACGTCAATCACGACATCGATGACGCCGTCCGCGCGGGACTGATGACCGGCGAAGATCTGCCGAAGGCCGCCGTCGAGCGACTCGGACGCACCTCCTCCGAGCGTATCGGCACCATGGTGACCGACGCCGTGCTGCGGACGCTCGAGGGAAACCTGGCCGAAGTTCGGATGAGCGACGAGGTCCTCGACGCGACCCTCCAGCTCCGGAGCTTCCTGTTCGAAACGGTCTACGAGAACGGCATCGCCACCGCGGAATTCAAGAAAGCGACCGGGATTCTCGGCGGATTGTGGGAGAAAGTCCGTGAGCGCCCCGAAGAGTTCCTCGACCAGCGCACCATGGCCACCGAAGGCCTGGATGCCGCGGCGCGCGATTTTCTCGCCGGGATGACCGACCGCTACGCGATCGGCCTCTTCGAGCGGCTGTTCATTCCCAGGCCGTGGGTCGATTTACGGTCGGCCGGTTTGTGA
- a CDS encoding phosphopentomutase: MDSVGIGELPDAAAYGDQGSNTLGNIARNRRLQIPTLRSLGLPRVVPLRDVEPIASPIACYGRMAEASAGKDSVTGHWEIAGIVLDSPFPTFPRGFPQDLLAAYEARIGRRVLGNTVASGTAIIDALGAEHMRTGLPIVYTSADSVFQIAAHEEIVPVPELYRFCEAAYEMVGEGLGVGRVIARPFVGVPGRFTRTANRKDYALPPRGETLLDRLQAAGWPVVAVGKIEDLFAGRGVSRAIHTASDDEGMDVVERMMEETERGLIFANLVDFDTQFGHRNDVAGYAANIERFDARLAEILPRLRAGDLLVVTADHGNDPTTPSTDHSREYVPLLVTGPQVEQGVDVGTRSTFADLGQTLADLFGVGPLANGTSFLREIRKGDSHTSSPRSEEEV; the protein is encoded by the coding sequence ATGGACAGCGTCGGCATCGGCGAGTTGCCCGACGCCGCCGCGTACGGAGACCAGGGGAGCAACACGCTCGGCAACATCGCCCGCAACCGGCGGCTGCAGATTCCCACGCTCCGCTCGCTCGGCCTGCCGCGCGTGGTGCCGCTGCGCGACGTCGAGCCGATCGCCAGTCCGATCGCGTGCTACGGCCGGATGGCGGAGGCATCGGCCGGCAAGGACTCGGTGACCGGGCACTGGGAGATCGCTGGAATCGTCCTCGACAGTCCGTTTCCGACGTTTCCGCGGGGGTTTCCCCAGGATCTGCTCGCAGCCTACGAGGCACGCATCGGCCGGCGCGTGCTCGGCAACACCGTGGCATCGGGCACCGCGATCATCGATGCGCTCGGCGCGGAACACATGCGCACGGGACTGCCGATCGTGTACACATCGGCCGACAGCGTCTTCCAGATCGCCGCGCACGAGGAGATCGTTCCCGTGCCGGAGCTGTATCGCTTCTGCGAGGCGGCGTACGAGATGGTCGGCGAGGGGCTCGGCGTCGGCCGCGTGATCGCGCGCCCCTTCGTGGGCGTGCCCGGGCGCTTCACGCGGACGGCCAACCGCAAGGACTACGCGCTGCCGCCGCGCGGCGAGACGCTCCTCGACCGGCTCCAGGCGGCTGGATGGCCGGTCGTCGCCGTCGGCAAGATCGAGGATCTGTTCGCCGGCCGCGGCGTCTCGCGCGCCATCCACACCGCGAGCGACGACGAGGGGATGGATGTCGTCGAGCGGATGATGGAGGAAACCGAGCGCGGGCTGATTTTCGCGAACCTCGTGGACTTCGACACGCAGTTCGGCCACCGCAACGACGTGGCGGGATACGCCGCGAACATCGAGCGCTTCGACGCGCGGCTTGCCGAGATCCTGCCGCGGCTGCGCGCGGGCGACCTGCTGGTCGTCACGGCGGACCACGGCAACGATCCGACAACGCCAAGCACCGACCATTCGCGGGAGTACGTGCCACTGCTCGTGACCGGCCCGCAGGTCGAACAGGGGGTCGACGTGGGCACGCGCAGCACGTTCGCCGACCTGGGGCAGACGCTCGCGGATCTGTTCGGCGTCGGGCCGCTCGCCAACGGGACGAGCTTCCTGCGCGAGATCAGGAAGGGGGACAGTCACACTTCTTCCCCGCGATCGGAGGAAGAAGTGTGA
- the miaA gene encoding tRNA (adenosine(37)-N6)-dimethylallyltransferase MiaA, with product MTTPASPRLLAVLGPTATGKSALGVALASRFGGEIVACDSTAVYRGFDIGTDKVPPVEQRGIPHHMVNVADPLEEYSAARYAREAEAAVRDISARGRLPILVGGTGFYYRALTRGLFPGPGRDSRMRARLVRVAEKRGPERLHRWLARIDPESGRRIQPRDLKRIVRALEVYCLTGRPLTQHFAETRAPLADYAVTAIALSLPNDRIADRVARRVESQFARGIIDEVKGLLAGGLPEAAHPFTGLVYRQVLEYLHGVRDEQETRALIVLENRHYARRQLIWFRKEPNLRWIHGAGEDPATLHAAEQVIGGL from the coding sequence GTGACGACACCAGCCTCTCCGCGGCTCCTCGCGGTTCTCGGCCCCACCGCGACCGGCAAGAGCGCCCTCGGCGTTGCGCTCGCCAGCCGTTTCGGCGGCGAGATCGTCGCGTGCGACTCCACGGCCGTGTACCGTGGCTTCGACATCGGCACTGACAAGGTGCCGCCCGTCGAGCAGCGCGGCATCCCTCATCACATGGTGAATGTCGCCGACCCGCTCGAAGAGTACTCCGCCGCGCGATACGCGCGCGAGGCGGAGGCGGCCGTTCGGGACATCTCCGCGCGCGGGCGGCTGCCGATTCTCGTCGGCGGGACCGGATTCTATTACCGCGCGCTCACGCGCGGGCTCTTTCCGGGACCCGGTCGCGACTCCCGCATGCGCGCGCGGCTCGTGCGCGTCGCAGAGAAGCGTGGCCCGGAGCGGCTGCATCGCTGGCTGGCGCGCATCGACCCCGAATCGGGGCGGCGAATCCAGCCGCGCGATCTCAAGCGCATCGTCCGCGCGCTGGAGGTGTACTGCCTCACGGGGCGCCCGCTCACGCAGCATTTCGCCGAGACGCGCGCCCCCCTCGCGGATTACGCGGTGACGGCCATCGCCTTGTCGCTGCCGAACGACCGCATCGCGGACCGCGTGGCGCGCCGCGTCGAATCGCAGTTCGCCCGCGGCATCATCGACGAGGTGAAAGGCCTGCTGGCGGGCGGGCTGCCCGAGGCCGCGCACCCGTTCACGGGCCTGGTCTACCGGCAGGTGCTCGAGTACCTGCACGGCGTGCGCGACGAGCAGGAGACGCGCGCGCTCATCGTCCTGGAGAACCGGCATTACGCGCGCCGCCAGTTGATCTGGTTCCGGAAAGAGCCTAATCTACGATGGATTCACGGCGCCGGCGAAGATCCCGCCACGCTGCACGCGGCCGAACAGGTCATCGGGGGACTCTAA